Proteins encoded by one window of Microbacterium testaceum:
- a CDS encoding LacI family DNA-binding transcriptional regulator, translating into MTRRPTIHDVAAAAGVSVATVSKAVNGRYGVSPETVSRVLDAVKTLGYESSLVASSMRSRRTGVIGVLVADIEPFSAEILKGVGGALSDTGYDLLAYTGARRDGEGWERRSLSRLSGTLIDAAIIVTPTVVNVSGEVPIVAIDPHTGRGDVPTVESDSYTGAQQAVHYLAQLGHRRIGFIAGRPDLRSAVARASGYRAGLSAAGIAFDPALVGVGRYAQDVAREAAEAMLSLDDPPTAVFAANDLSALSIIEVAGARGLTVPDDLSVVGFDDVPEAARAQPALTTVRQPMKRLGAEAVRMVLTLLAGDTLPETHIELPTRLVARGTTAPPRVR; encoded by the coding sequence ATGACGAGGCGCCCGACCATTCACGACGTCGCCGCGGCGGCCGGGGTCTCGGTGGCCACGGTGTCGAAAGCGGTGAACGGCCGCTACGGCGTCTCGCCCGAGACGGTGAGCCGCGTGCTCGACGCGGTGAAGACCCTCGGCTACGAATCCAGCCTCGTCGCGAGCAGCATGCGCTCGCGTCGCACCGGCGTGATCGGCGTACTCGTGGCCGACATCGAGCCGTTCTCGGCGGAGATCCTCAAGGGCGTCGGGGGAGCCCTGTCCGACACCGGATACGACCTGCTCGCGTACACCGGTGCCCGTCGCGACGGCGAAGGGTGGGAGCGTCGCTCGCTCAGCCGCCTGAGCGGAACGCTCATCGATGCGGCGATCATCGTCACCCCCACGGTCGTCAACGTCTCGGGCGAGGTGCCGATCGTCGCGATCGACCCGCACACGGGCCGAGGTGATGTGCCGACCGTCGAGTCCGACAGCTACACCGGTGCGCAGCAGGCCGTGCACTACCTCGCCCAGCTCGGACACCGCCGCATCGGTTTCATCGCGGGACGCCCGGATCTGCGGTCGGCGGTGGCCCGCGCGTCGGGGTATCGGGCCGGGCTCTCGGCCGCCGGCATCGCCTTCGACCCCGCTCTCGTCGGCGTCGGCCGCTACGCCCAGGACGTCGCCCGCGAGGCCGCCGAGGCCATGCTCTCGCTCGACGATCCGCCTACGGCGGTGTTCGCGGCGAACGACCTGTCCGCGTTGTCCATCATCGAGGTCGCCGGCGCGCGCGGACTGACCGTCCCCGACGACCTGTCGGTGGTCGGTTTCGACGACGTCCCCGAGGCCGCTCGCGCCCAACCGGCCCTGACCACTGTCCGCCAACCGATGAAGCGTCTCGGCGCCGAGGCCGTGCGGATGGTGCTGACGCTCCTCGCCGGTGACACTCTGCCCGAGACGCACATAGAACTGCCGACCCGCCTCGTCGCGCGCGGGACGACGGCGCCCCCGCGCGTGCGCTGA
- a CDS encoding MarR family winged helix-turn-helix transcriptional regulator encodes MPTASSKDDEVDLLIDAWSQLLPEVDLTPLDVMSRLRRAAFHLSKLRAKAFASADIAVWEFDVLAVLRRAGTELSATRLITATMIGSAAMTNRLDKLAERGLVNRRPNPSDGRAILVAITAEGIERVDAAMTELVRLEAEALRDVSRQDQALLASALRVLAAGETHEA; translated from the coding sequence ATGCCTACCGCGAGCAGTAAAGACGACGAGGTCGACCTCCTCATCGACGCCTGGTCGCAACTGCTGCCCGAGGTCGACCTGACACCCCTCGACGTGATGTCGCGCCTGCGTCGCGCGGCCTTCCACCTGTCGAAGCTCCGCGCGAAAGCCTTCGCGAGTGCCGACATCGCCGTGTGGGAGTTCGACGTGCTCGCGGTGCTCCGGCGCGCGGGCACCGAGCTCAGCGCCACGCGCCTGATCACGGCGACCATGATCGGCAGCGCCGCCATGACCAACCGTCTCGACAAGCTCGCCGAGCGCGGCCTCGTGAACCGACGCCCCAACCCCTCCGACGGCCGTGCGATCCTCGTCGCGATCACCGCCGAGGGTATCGAGCGGGTGGATGCCGCGATGACCGAGCTCGTCCGCCTCGAGGCCGAAGCCCTGCGCGATGTCAGCCGACAGGACCAGGCCCTGCTCGCGAGTGCCCTGCGCGTCCTCGCCGCCGGCGAGACGCACGAGGCGTGA
- the mmuM gene encoding homocysteine S-methyltransferase, which translates to MIDLATALTERPVILDGGLGTLLEARGNDVTSDLWSARVLRDDPDEVRAAHAEFVAAGAEVVITASYQIGFAGRIPDAEVEALLRRSVAVAREAGAAVVAASVGPVGALRADGSEYTGAYGLSLAELREAHRRRLHVLADAGADVLAIETIPSPLEVEALALELAALDMPAFVSLSADSTGFAGRGALAAALREAASASGVVAVGVNCCAPGSVLPALEDAPGLPLVVYPNTGETWDAATRTWHGGAAPLADEAPAWVAAGARLVGGCCRSTPADIAAIAAAVR; encoded by the coding sequence GTGATCGACCTCGCCACCGCTCTGACCGAGCGCCCCGTCATCCTCGACGGCGGCCTGGGTACGCTGCTCGAGGCGCGCGGCAACGACGTCACGAGCGACCTCTGGTCGGCGCGAGTGCTGCGTGACGACCCCGACGAGGTGCGCGCCGCCCACGCCGAGTTCGTCGCCGCGGGCGCCGAGGTCGTGATCACCGCGTCATACCAGATCGGTTTCGCCGGACGGATTCCGGATGCCGAGGTCGAGGCGCTGCTGCGCCGTTCGGTGGCCGTGGCGCGCGAGGCCGGCGCGGCGGTGGTCGCGGCATCCGTCGGTCCGGTCGGAGCGCTCCGCGCCGACGGCAGCGAGTACACCGGCGCGTACGGGCTCTCGCTCGCCGAGCTGCGCGAGGCTCACCGCCGACGCCTGCACGTGCTCGCGGATGCCGGAGCCGACGTCCTCGCGATCGAGACGATCCCCTCGCCGCTCGAGGTGGAGGCCCTCGCGCTCGAGCTCGCCGCGCTCGACATGCCCGCTTTCGTCAGCCTCTCGGCCGACAGCACCGGTTTCGCGGGGCGCGGGGCGCTCGCCGCGGCACTGCGCGAAGCGGCATCCGCTTCCGGTGTCGTCGCCGTGGGCGTCAACTGCTGCGCCCCCGGCTCGGTGTTGCCCGCGCTCGAAGACGCCCCGGGCCTGCCGCTGGTGGTCTACCCGAATACGGGCGAGACCTGGGATGCCGCGACCCGCACCTGGCATGGCGGCGCCGCCCCGCTCGCCGACGAGGCGCCCGCGTGGGTCGCCGCCGGCGCGCGTCTGGTCGGCGGTTGCTGCCGGTCGACGCCCGCCGACATCGCCGCGATCGCGGCCGCGGTGCGCTGA
- a CDS encoding TetR/AcrR family transcriptional regulator produces MTPAAPRDDVRERIVGAAAEILRTEGSAGVTTRAVAERAGVQAPTIYRLFGDKDGLLDAVAEHAMALFSASKTSALTSAPASKDPVGELREAWGETVRFGLDNGDLYVILSDPRRGRDSPALANGVRALAERVRRVAAAGRLRVAEARAVALIHAAGTGAILSLLEQPIGERDPELATALLDAVLDRILIEEEESTADEMPAAHRAAAITLRAVTDDLTALSAPERALLAEWLDRVIDSH; encoded by the coding sequence ATGACTCCTGCGGCGCCCCGAGACGACGTGCGTGAGCGGATCGTGGGAGCCGCGGCGGAGATCCTCCGCACCGAAGGGTCGGCGGGCGTCACGACGCGGGCGGTAGCCGAACGCGCGGGCGTTCAGGCTCCGACGATCTACCGCCTGTTCGGCGACAAGGACGGCCTGCTCGACGCGGTCGCCGAGCACGCGATGGCCCTCTTCAGCGCGTCGAAGACCTCCGCCCTGACGTCTGCCCCCGCCTCGAAGGATCCGGTGGGCGAACTCCGCGAAGCGTGGGGCGAGACGGTGCGGTTCGGCCTGGACAACGGGGACCTCTACGTCATCCTCAGCGACCCGCGCCGCGGCCGGGATTCCCCCGCCCTCGCGAACGGCGTCCGCGCGCTCGCGGAGCGAGTGCGCCGCGTGGCCGCGGCGGGGCGCCTGCGCGTCGCCGAGGCTCGCGCCGTCGCACTGATCCACGCCGCCGGTACGGGCGCCATTCTGTCGCTCCTCGAACAGCCGATCGGCGAGCGCGACCCCGAGCTCGCGACCGCTCTGCTCGACGCCGTCCTCGATCGCATTCTCATCGAAGAGGAAGAGTCCACGGCAGACGAGATGCCCGCCGCGCATCGCGCCGCCGCCATCACCCTGCGCGCGGTCACCGACGACCTGACCGCCCTCTCAGCTCCCGAGCGCGCCCTGCTCGCCGAATGGCTCGACCGAGTCATCGACAGTCACTGA
- a CDS encoding NAD(P)H-binding protein: MITMTGATGALNGRTVDHLLQTVGPANLTLVVRDPSRAGRFAERGVAVRRGDYADPTSLPSSFEGADRLLLVSSNDRGADAVALHAAAVDAARIAEVGHVLYTSHQGAHSASPFGPARDHAATEALLADSGLRWTALRNGFYAHALEWMLGPWRESGVVAVPADGPVSWTSREDAAEAAAVLLLSDELPQGPVTLTAADAPRFADLARWAGEAAHRDVGFEVVDEDEWARRAIAAGQPEGAVHFTLEFFRAASGGFFAGTAPTLPDLLGREPVTARSVVESFVGSPSE; this comes from the coding sequence ATGATCACCATGACCGGCGCAACGGGCGCCCTGAACGGCCGGACGGTCGACCACCTGCTGCAGACCGTCGGCCCCGCGAACCTCACTCTCGTCGTCCGCGATCCCTCTCGCGCCGGGCGATTCGCCGAGCGCGGAGTCGCGGTTCGTCGCGGCGACTACGCGGACCCGACGAGTCTCCCGTCGTCGTTCGAGGGTGCCGATCGGTTGCTCCTCGTCTCGTCGAACGATCGGGGCGCCGACGCCGTCGCCCTGCATGCCGCGGCCGTCGACGCCGCGCGGATCGCCGAGGTCGGTCACGTGCTGTACACGAGTCACCAGGGTGCCCACTCGGCCTCCCCCTTCGGTCCCGCGCGCGACCACGCGGCGACCGAGGCGCTGCTCGCCGACTCGGGCCTGCGGTGGACGGCGCTGCGCAACGGGTTCTACGCCCACGCGCTCGAGTGGATGCTCGGACCGTGGCGCGAGTCGGGCGTCGTGGCGGTCCCCGCCGACGGGCCGGTGTCATGGACCTCCCGCGAAGACGCAGCCGAGGCTGCTGCGGTTCTCCTCCTGAGCGACGAACTGCCTCAGGGGCCCGTGACGCTCACGGCGGCCGACGCACCCCGTTTCGCCGACCTCGCGCGCTGGGCGGGAGAGGCGGCCCACCGCGACGTGGGCTTCGAGGTGGTCGACGAGGACGAGTGGGCGCGCAGGGCGATCGCAGCCGGCCAACCCGAGGGTGCGGTCCACTTCACTCTGGAGTTCTTCCGCGCGGCGTCCGGTGGCTTCTTCGCCGGAACCGCCCCGACGCTCCCGGACCTCCTCGGGCGTGAGCCCGTCACGGCGAGGAGCGTCGTGGAGTCGTTCGTAGGCTCGCCGTCCGAGTGA
- a CDS encoding Lrp/AsnC family transcriptional regulator, producing MADDDLHPLDARIIELLSADARMTNTALADELGVAASTAHARLRGLVDRGLITGFHAAVDQSRLGRGLQAIVGVTLRPGQRQESIRAFAHEIRRHPDVIQLFFLGGADDFLVHIAVDDSSAVRRFVVDHLSARHSVASTRTSIIFEYHRNALAADFD from the coding sequence GTGGCCGACGACGACCTGCACCCCCTCGACGCGCGCATCATCGAGCTGCTGTCGGCCGACGCGCGGATGACGAACACCGCCCTCGCCGACGAGCTCGGGGTCGCGGCATCCACCGCCCATGCCCGCCTGCGAGGCCTCGTCGACCGCGGGCTCATCACCGGGTTCCACGCCGCCGTCGACCAGAGTCGCCTCGGCCGCGGACTGCAGGCGATCGTCGGGGTGACCCTGCGCCCGGGGCAGCGGCAGGAGAGCATCCGCGCGTTCGCGCACGAGATCCGCCGCCACCCCGACGTGATCCAGCTGTTCTTCCTCGGGGGCGCCGACGACTTCCTCGTGCACATCGCCGTCGACGATTCGTCTGCCGTGCGCCGCTTCGTCGTCGACCACCTCTCCGCTCGGCACAGCGTCGCCTCGACGCGCACGAGCATCATCTTCGAGTACCACCGCAACGCCCTCGCGGCGGACTTCGACTGA
- the ald gene encoding alanine dehydrogenase: MRVSVPTEIKNNENRVAMTPAGVDSLVHRGHEVFVQAGAGEGSGFSDEQYRAAGAEIVDTPEETWARAELLVKVKEPIASEYGFLRRDLTLFTYLHLAADRPLTDALMAAGTTAVAYETVQTADRALPLLAPMSEVAGRLSIIEGAHHLLRASGGRGLLPGGVPGTPRAKVVVIGGGVAGEHAAANALGLGARVTVVDISLPKLRQLEERFGGAIETRASTRLEIAEQLADADLVIGSVLIPGAAAPKLVTDDMVAAMKPGSVLVDIAIDQGGCFEGSRPTTHDAPTFRVHEALYYCVANMPGAVPHTSTRALSNATLPYITRIADQGWEAAASADPALAKGLNVRAGVVVNEGVRAAFDL, encoded by the coding sequence ATGCGCGTGTCCGTGCCGACCGAGATCAAGAACAACGAGAACCGCGTCGCCATGACGCCCGCGGGGGTCGATTCGCTCGTCCATCGTGGTCACGAGGTCTTCGTGCAGGCGGGCGCGGGTGAGGGTAGCGGCTTCTCCGACGAGCAGTACCGCGCGGCCGGGGCCGAGATCGTCGACACCCCCGAAGAGACCTGGGCACGCGCCGAACTGCTGGTGAAGGTGAAGGAGCCCATTGCATCCGAGTACGGATTCCTGCGCCGCGACCTCACGCTCTTCACATACCTGCACCTCGCGGCCGACCGGCCGCTGACCGACGCCCTCATGGCCGCCGGCACCACGGCTGTGGCCTACGAGACGGTGCAGACCGCCGACCGCGCGCTGCCGCTCCTGGCGCCGATGAGCGAGGTCGCCGGTCGGCTGTCGATCATCGAGGGCGCCCATCACCTGCTGCGCGCCTCGGGCGGGCGCGGGCTGCTCCCCGGCGGCGTCCCCGGCACCCCACGGGCGAAGGTCGTCGTGATCGGCGGCGGCGTCGCGGGCGAGCACGCCGCGGCCAACGCCCTCGGACTCGGTGCCCGCGTCACGGTGGTCGACATCTCGCTGCCCAAGCTCCGCCAGCTCGAGGAGCGCTTCGGCGGCGCGATCGAGACCCGCGCGTCCACCCGTCTCGAGATCGCCGAGCAGCTCGCCGACGCCGACCTCGTGATCGGCTCGGTGCTCATCCCCGGCGCCGCGGCTCCCAAGCTCGTCACCGACGACATGGTGGCCGCGATGAAGCCGGGCTCGGTGCTCGTCGACATCGCGATCGACCAGGGCGGCTGCTTCGAGGGCTCCCGCCCGACCACCCACGACGCGCCCACGTTCCGCGTGCACGAGGCGCTGTACTACTGCGTCGCGAACATGCCCGGCGCGGTGCCGCACACCTCGACCCGCGCGCTGTCGAACGCCACCCTGCCCTACATCACCCGCATCGCGGATCAGGGCTGGGAGGCCGCGGCATCCGCCGATCCCGCCCTCGCCAAGGGCCTGAACGTGCGCGCCGGCGTGGTCGTGAACGAGGGCGTCCGCGCCGCGTTCGACCTCTGA
- a CDS encoding response regulator: MIRVLVVDDDALALELHSAYVERVPGFEVAGQAAGARAAVTALADPDRRIDLVLLDMTMPDGSGLDVARRLRATGSRVDIIAVTAVRDAATVRAAVSIGVVQYLIKPFAFAAFRERLEAYRSYVEGLDRAAGDATQSEVDALLGSLRTVTAPGLPKGLSDETLQAVAERVRTAAGAVSSTEVGESEGMSRVTARRYLEHLADVGRVRRVPRYGGQGRPEITYAWVRG; encoded by the coding sequence GTGATCCGCGTGCTGGTCGTCGACGACGACGCCCTCGCCCTCGAGCTCCACAGCGCGTATGTCGAGCGGGTGCCGGGCTTCGAGGTCGCGGGGCAGGCCGCGGGGGCGCGCGCCGCGGTCACCGCGCTGGCCGATCCCGACCGGCGGATCGATCTCGTCCTGCTCGACATGACGATGCCGGACGGCTCGGGTCTCGACGTGGCACGCCGGCTGCGCGCCACCGGGTCGCGCGTCGACATCATCGCCGTGACGGCCGTGCGCGACGCCGCGACCGTGCGGGCGGCCGTGTCGATCGGGGTCGTGCAGTACCTGATCAAGCCGTTCGCGTTCGCGGCGTTCCGGGAGCGGCTGGAAGCGTACCGTTCCTACGTCGAGGGTCTGGACCGCGCGGCGGGTGACGCGACCCAGTCGGAGGTCGACGCCCTGCTCGGGTCGCTGCGCACCGTGACCGCTCCGGGGCTGCCGAAGGGCCTCAGCGACGAGACGCTGCAGGCCGTCGCCGAGCGGGTGCGCACCGCCGCGGGCGCGGTGTCGTCGACCGAGGTCGGTGAGAGCGAGGGCATGTCGCGCGTGACCGCCCGCCGCTATCTCGAGCACCTCGCCGACGTGGGTCGGGTCCGCCGTGTGCCGCGCTACGGCGGACAGGGCCGCCCCGAGATCACCTACGCCTGGGTGCGCGGCTGA
- a CDS encoding ATP-binding protein, whose protein sequence is MRLSVGGRLALVSLGVVILVAGVLAALLSVQLSDSGQREAEKVTRSVAETLAHEPDVAALVVQRDSGALQPMVEQILPDADLSFVTIMTPDGIRLTHRNRSEIGEQYIGSRAEALAGQTFTEVYEGTLGPSVRTIVPILDGGDENGDIVGLVAVGVTLGAVQQDLAARAPLIVLASAAIVGMGVLGALYVRRSARRVTGSYTPAELSRLVESYETVLHSLREGLVVTDRSGRIVLYNDEAADLLGLPPASSGQVSLDPREVDMDAGLAEAIASGRRMVEETVVNGERVLLVNQEEARDLAGRRAPERGRVMTLRDRSELQALLGELEGVRTLSDTLRSQTHEHGNRLHALLALLELGRIEEARRLIVASTGERQELADRLVSDDDDAVVVALLLGKLDEASERGVRLDLDVAEPTPALPLAAAEAVTVVGNLVDNALDAAAAGAEPRWVRATLREGGGDVVLDVSDSGAGFDPSLPDPFAFGASTKPAHAPGGRGVGLALVRDIVAAHGGTLQVVADPTTVRVFLPAVAQAVVS, encoded by the coding sequence ATGAGACTGAGCGTGGGTGGACGCCTGGCGTTGGTGTCCCTCGGTGTCGTGATCCTGGTCGCCGGCGTCCTGGCGGCCTTGTTGTCGGTGCAGCTGAGCGACTCCGGCCAGCGCGAGGCCGAGAAGGTCACGCGTTCGGTGGCCGAGACGTTGGCGCACGAGCCCGACGTGGCCGCTCTCGTGGTGCAGCGCGACTCCGGTGCGCTGCAGCCGATGGTCGAGCAGATCCTCCCCGACGCCGACCTGTCGTTCGTCACGATCATGACCCCCGACGGCATCCGCCTCACCCACCGCAACCGGTCCGAGATCGGCGAGCAGTACATCGGTTCGCGGGCCGAGGCCCTCGCCGGCCAGACCTTCACCGAGGTCTACGAGGGCACTCTCGGTCCCTCGGTGCGCACCATCGTCCCCATCCTCGACGGCGGCGACGAGAACGGCGACATCGTGGGCCTCGTCGCCGTCGGCGTCACGCTCGGCGCCGTGCAGCAGGACCTCGCCGCTCGCGCACCGCTGATCGTGCTGGCATCCGCCGCCATCGTCGGGATGGGGGTGCTCGGCGCCCTCTACGTCCGCCGCAGTGCCCGACGCGTCACCGGGTCGTACACGCCCGCCGAACTGTCGCGCCTCGTCGAGAGCTACGAGACGGTGCTGCACTCCCTCCGCGAGGGTCTCGTGGTCACCGATCGCTCCGGACGCATCGTGCTGTACAACGACGAAGCCGCTGACCTTCTGGGCCTTCCACCCGCGTCCAGCGGGCAGGTCTCACTCGATCCGCGCGAGGTCGACATGGATGCCGGCCTCGCCGAGGCCATCGCGAGCGGTCGGCGCATGGTCGAGGAGACCGTCGTGAATGGAGAGCGGGTGCTGCTGGTCAACCAGGAGGAAGCGCGTGATCTCGCGGGGCGTCGAGCGCCCGAGCGCGGCCGGGTCATGACGCTGCGCGACCGCTCGGAGTTGCAGGCCCTGCTCGGCGAACTCGAGGGCGTCCGGACCCTCAGCGACACCCTCCGTTCCCAGACCCACGAGCACGGCAACCGGCTGCACGCCCTGCTGGCGCTGCTCGAACTCGGACGCATCGAAGAGGCCCGCCGTCTGATCGTGGCCTCGACCGGCGAACGGCAGGAGCTCGCCGATCGCCTCGTCTCGGACGATGACGACGCCGTGGTCGTCGCCCTCCTGCTCGGCAAGCTCGACGAGGCGTCCGAACGCGGAGTGCGCCTCGACCTCGACGTCGCCGAGCCCACGCCCGCACTCCCCCTCGCCGCGGCCGAGGCGGTCACCGTGGTGGGAAACCTCGTCGACAACGCTCTGGATGCCGCAGCGGCCGGCGCCGAACCCCGATGGGTGCGCGCGACCCTCCGCGAAGGCGGTGGCGACGTGGTGCTCGACGTCTCGGACAGCGGGGCCGGTTTCGACCCGTCGCTGCCCGACCCGTTCGCCTTCGGGGCGTCGACCAAGCCGGCGCACGCCCCCGGTGGCCGGGGCGTGGGCCTCGCCCTCGTGCGCGATATCGTCGCCGCCCACGGCGGAACCCTGCAGGTCGTGGCGGACCCCACGACCGTCCGCGTCTTCCTTCCCGCCGTCGCCCAGGCGGTGGTCTCGTGA
- a CDS encoding cation:dicarboxylate symporter family transporter, translated as MALSLRTTRDGRPRKKIDRNHWLYISVIVAVVAGVIVGLVAPQFATALEPIGKGFVSLIKMMIAPVIFCTIVVGIGSIAKASTVGKIGGLAMVYFLVMSSFALIIGLVVGNIIHPGEGLNIAGAQYDAPAAEATSTQEFILGIIPTTFFSAFTGGSILQVLFIALLVGFALQGMGERGARMVEGIRNFQVLVFRILGMILWLAPIGAFGAIAAVVGKTGFQAVISLGILMGAFYITCFLFIAVVLGTLLYVVTRVNIFTLMKYLGREYLLIVGTSSSEAALPRLIAKMEHLGVSKPVVGITVPTGYSFNLDGTAIYLTMASLFIATAMGSPMSIGEQIGLMIFMIIASKGAAGVTGAGLATLAGGLSAYRPDLVDGVGVIVGIDRFMSEARAVTNFTGNAVATMLIGVWTKEYDGQRVREVLAGNIPFDETILTGHDHSATPAADAKEQASAEVGAGPAATVDTQSLDAFRAQAEAEAAARGRS; from the coding sequence ATGGCACTCTCACTCCGCACCACACGCGACGGCCGGCCTCGCAAGAAGATCGACCGCAATCACTGGCTCTACATCTCCGTCATCGTCGCGGTCGTCGCCGGTGTCATCGTGGGCCTCGTCGCCCCGCAGTTCGCCACGGCCCTCGAGCCGATCGGGAAGGGCTTCGTCAGCCTCATCAAGATGATGATCGCCCCGGTCATCTTCTGCACGATCGTCGTGGGCATCGGCTCGATCGCGAAGGCCTCCACGGTCGGCAAGATCGGTGGCCTGGCGATGGTCTACTTCCTGGTCATGTCGTCGTTCGCCCTGATCATCGGCCTCGTGGTCGGCAACATCATCCACCCGGGCGAGGGCCTGAACATCGCCGGCGCTCAGTACGACGCACCCGCCGCCGAGGCGACCTCGACCCAGGAGTTCATCCTGGGCATCATCCCCACCACGTTCTTCTCGGCGTTCACCGGCGGCAGCATCCTCCAGGTGCTGTTCATCGCCCTTCTCGTCGGCTTCGCGCTGCAGGGCATGGGCGAGCGCGGGGCGCGCATGGTCGAGGGCATCCGCAACTTCCAGGTGCTCGTCTTCCGCATCCTCGGCATGATCCTCTGGCTCGCGCCGATCGGTGCTTTCGGCGCCATCGCCGCGGTCGTCGGCAAGACCGGTTTCCAGGCCGTGATCAGCCTCGGCATCCTGATGGGCGCCTTCTACATCACCTGCTTCCTCTTCATCGCGGTGGTGCTCGGCACGCTCCTGTACGTCGTGACGCGCGTCAACATCTTCACGCTGATGAAGTACCTGGGCCGCGAGTACCTGCTGATCGTGGGCACCTCGTCGTCCGAGGCCGCTCTTCCCCGCCTCATCGCCAAGATGGAGCACCTGGGTGTCTCGAAGCCGGTCGTCGGCATCACGGTCCCGACGGGCTACTCGTTCAACCTCGACGGCACCGCGATCTACCTGACGATGGCCTCGCTCTTCATCGCCACCGCGATGGGCTCGCCCATGTCGATCGGTGAGCAGATCGGCCTCATGATCTTCATGATCATCGCGTCGAAGGGCGCCGCCGGTGTCACCGGTGCCGGCCTCGCCACCCTCGCCGGTGGTCTGTCGGCCTACCGCCCCGACCTGGTCGACGGTGTCGGTGTGATCGTCGGCATCGACCGCTTCATGTCCGAGGCCCGCGCCGTCACCAACTTCACGGGCAACGCGGTGGCCACGATGCTCATCGGCGTCTGGACCAAGGAGTACGACGGTCAGCGCGTCCGCGAGGTGCTCGCCGGCAACATCCCGTTCGACGAGACGATCCTCACCGGTCACGACCACTCGGCGACTCCCGCGGCGGATGCCAAGGAGCAGGCGTCCGCCGAGGTCGGCGCGGGCCCCGCGGCCACCGTCGACACGCAGTCGCTCGACGCCTTCCGCGCTCAGGCCGAGGCGGAGGCCGCGGCGCGGGGTCGCTCGTGA
- a CDS encoding HpcH/HpaI aldolase/citrate lyase family protein: protein MTLTHHTSAGAASAAPAPARVDLARTWMLRSPLAGGLETAADVLVLDLEDGLPAGRKDEGRERVRRAAAEAPVWMRISAAGTHDGEADLALGRELDDRLAGVVLAMCDGPDDVAHVAASLPSGTSIVAMVESAAALLAAPAIAAHPATRRLAFGTGDFRRDTGMAADRIALSWPRAQLVVASAAAGIAGPIDGPCGPIEQAKDAAVHAVAMGFTGTLALRDAAVPGAHAGFTPAPADVEAARVLLSTTPEGPVDGSYAPTLARARALIQRAEALAAL, encoded by the coding sequence GTGACTCTGACGCACCACACCTCGGCGGGGGCGGCTTCGGCCGCCCCCGCCCCGGCGCGTGTCGACCTCGCGCGCACCTGGATGCTGCGCTCGCCGCTGGCGGGCGGGCTCGAGACCGCGGCCGACGTGCTCGTGCTCGACCTCGAGGACGGGCTCCCCGCCGGCCGGAAGGACGAGGGCCGCGAGCGGGTGCGCCGCGCGGCAGCCGAGGCGCCGGTCTGGATGCGTATCAGCGCGGCGGGAACCCACGACGGAGAGGCCGACCTCGCCCTCGGCCGAGAGCTCGACGATCGCCTCGCCGGTGTCGTGCTGGCCATGTGCGACGGTCCCGACGACGTGGCCCATGTCGCGGCATCCCTCCCCTCCGGCACCTCGATCGTCGCGATGGTCGAGTCGGCCGCGGCGCTCCTGGCCGCGCCCGCCATCGCCGCCCACCCCGCGACTCGTCGCCTGGCCTTCGGAACCGGCGACTTCCGGCGCGACACGGGCATGGCGGCCGACCGCATCGCGTTGTCGTGGCCGCGGGCGCAACTCGTGGTGGCGTCGGCCGCGGCGGGGATCGCCGGGCCGATCGACGGCCCGTGCGGGCCGATCGAGCAGGCGAAGGATGCCGCGGTGCACGCGGTCGCGATGGGGTTCACCGGCACGCTCGCTCTTCGGGATGCCGCCGTCCCCGGCGCTCACGCGGGTTTCACCCCCGCTCCCGCCGATGTCGAAGCCGCCCGGGTGCTGCTCTCCACGACGCCCGAGGGGCCGGTCGACGGGTCGTACGCCCCCACGTTGGCCCGGGCGCGGGCGCTCATCCAGCGCGCCGAGGCGCTCGCGGCTCTCTGA